Proteins from a single region of Streptomyces vinaceus:
- a CDS encoding metal ABC transporter ATP-binding protein, whose amino-acid sequence MESQPSEAADQPVISLRGATASLGSRPVLRGVDLTVRRGEVVALLGANGSGKSTAVRAIVGQVPLSDGELALFGTGFKRFRAWSRIGYVPQRTTAASGVPATVREVVSSGRLARSRFGILRKADKAAVERALALVDMSPYADASVGALSGGQHQRVLIARALAVEPELLIMDEPMAGVDLANQEVLANALREQVAAGSTVLLVLHELGPLEPLIDRAVVLRDGCVVHDGPPPEAVGQHALPGHDHVHPHAAHDAEPLRTGLLS is encoded by the coding sequence GGAGTCCCAGCCCTCGGAGGCGGCGGACCAGCCCGTCATATCCCTGCGCGGGGCCACGGCCTCGCTCGGCTCGCGCCCCGTGCTGCGCGGGGTCGACCTCACCGTCCGGCGCGGCGAGGTCGTCGCCCTGCTCGGCGCCAACGGCTCCGGCAAGTCCACGGCCGTGCGCGCGATCGTGGGACAGGTCCCGCTCTCCGACGGCGAGCTGGCGCTGTTCGGCACCGGCTTCAAGCGCTTCCGCGCCTGGTCGCGCATCGGGTACGTCCCGCAGCGCACCACCGCCGCCAGCGGGGTCCCGGCCACCGTCCGCGAGGTCGTCTCCTCCGGCCGGCTCGCCCGCTCCCGCTTCGGCATCCTGCGCAAGGCCGACAAGGCGGCCGTCGAGCGGGCCCTGGCCCTGGTCGACATGAGCCCGTACGCGGACGCCTCCGTGGGCGCCCTCTCCGGCGGCCAGCACCAGCGCGTGCTCATCGCGCGGGCGCTCGCCGTGGAGCCCGAACTGCTGATCATGGACGAGCCGATGGCCGGCGTGGACCTCGCCAACCAGGAGGTCCTCGCGAACGCCCTGCGCGAGCAGGTCGCCGCCGGCTCGACCGTCCTGCTCGTCCTGCACGAGCTGGGCCCGCTGGAGCCGCTGATCGACCGCGCCGTCGTCCTGCGCGACGGCTGCGTCGTCCACGACGGCCCGCCGCCCGAGGCCGTGGGGCAGCACGCCCTGCCCGGCCACGACCACGTACACCCCCACGCGGCGCACGACGCCGAGCCGCTCCGGACGGGACTGCTGAGCTGA